A genomic region of Pyramidobacter porci contains the following coding sequences:
- the metF gene encoding methylenetetrahydrofolate reductase [NAD(P)H]: MNNAFEKMLPNFSFEIFPPKRTGSLESVYGTVDALASLHPDLISVTYGAGGSNRDNTIEIASTIQNRYMLPAVAHLTCVGSSLEQTDALLAELKEKGVRTILALRGDRRADADFGDGYFKHAAELVAHIKKNYDFRVLGACYPEKHPEAPSLEADIAHLKEKVDAGVDALITQLFLNNDDFYRFRDLAQKAGINVPIIAGIMPITQASMLDKVVSLCGASVPPAVRRFVDAYGHNAEAIREAGIAYAASQIVDLLASGVEGIHIYSMNKAGVTRQIAQNIHGILYSLRVKKS; this comes from the coding sequence ATGAACAACGCTTTTGAAAAGATGCTTCCCAATTTCTCCTTCGAAATTTTTCCTCCGAAGAGGACCGGCAGTCTGGAATCGGTTTACGGCACGGTAGACGCGCTGGCCAGCCTGCATCCCGACCTGATCAGCGTCACGTACGGCGCGGGCGGTTCGAACCGCGACAACACGATCGAAATCGCCTCCACGATCCAGAATCGTTACATGCTGCCCGCCGTAGCTCATCTGACCTGCGTGGGCAGTTCGCTGGAACAGACCGACGCGCTGCTGGCGGAGCTGAAGGAAAAAGGCGTGCGCACGATTCTGGCGCTGCGAGGCGACCGCCGCGCCGACGCGGATTTTGGGGACGGTTACTTCAAGCACGCGGCGGAACTTGTGGCTCACATCAAGAAAAATTACGATTTTCGCGTGCTGGGGGCCTGTTATCCGGAGAAACATCCCGAAGCGCCTTCGCTGGAAGCCGATATCGCCCATCTGAAGGAAAAGGTCGACGCCGGCGTGGACGCGCTGATCACTCAGCTCTTCCTGAACAACGACGATTTTTATCGCTTTCGCGATCTGGCGCAGAAAGCCGGCATCAACGTCCCGATCATCGCCGGCATCATGCCGATCACTCAGGCCAGCATGCTGGACAAAGTGGTCTCCCTGTGCGGCGCTTCGGTCCCGCCGGCGGTGCGGCGCTTTGTGGACGCTTACGGCCATAACGCCGAAGCCATCCGGGAAGCGGGGATCGCTTACGCGGCGTCGCAGATCGTCGATCTGCTCGCGTCGGGCGTGGAGGGCATTCACATTTACAGCATGAACAAGGCTGGCGTCACTCGCCAGATCGCCCAAAATATTCACGGCATCCTTTATTCGCTGCGGGTGAAGAAATCCTGA
- a CDS encoding vitamin B12 dependent-methionine synthase activation domain-containing protein produces MEPTRRQLEEALRYLRVPVGGREEMLELARAGFAELGSCAKPRKVWGRFPLTVGERGIALGDGSVICVSRDLSRLFKNCRSCIVMAVTLGPEVDRRTQLLGRGSMSRALCLDACASVRADSLCDEIEDEVEETLREGEYLTLRFSPGYGDVPMEFTGDLLRLVDAERRIGLTMTRKGMMIPIKSVTALIGISSVPEQRRRSCDDCSFAACQYRRKGGFCHDERI; encoded by the coding sequence ATGGAACCGACGCGCAGACAGTTGGAAGAAGCGTTGCGCTATCTCCGCGTGCCTGTTGGGGGGCGCGAGGAAATGTTGGAGCTGGCGCGCGCCGGTTTCGCGGAGCTGGGCAGCTGCGCGAAACCGCGCAAAGTCTGGGGACGGTTCCCGCTGACGGTCGGGGAGCGCGGCATCGCGCTGGGCGACGGCTCGGTGATCTGTGTCTCGCGCGATCTGTCCCGACTGTTCAAAAACTGCCGTTCCTGCATCGTCATGGCGGTGACGCTGGGGCCGGAGGTTGACCGCCGCACGCAGCTTCTCGGCCGCGGCAGCATGAGCCGGGCGCTGTGCCTTGACGCCTGCGCGTCCGTGCGGGCCGATTCGCTTTGCGACGAGATCGAAGACGAAGTCGAGGAAACGCTGCGCGAGGGCGAGTATCTGACGCTGCGTTTCAGCCCCGGTTACGGCGACGTCCCCATGGAGTTTACCGGCGATCTGCTCCGGCTTGTCGACGCGGAGCGCCGCATCGGCCTGACGATGACGCGGAAGGGCATGATGATTCCTATCAAGTCGGTGACGGCGCTGATCGGGATTTCCAGCGTACCGGAACAGCGGCGGCGCAGCTGCGACGACTGCTCCTTTGCGGCCTGCCAATACAGAAGAAAGGGCGGTTTCTGCCATGATGAAAGGATTTGA
- a CDS encoding homocysteine S-methyltransferase family protein, whose amino-acid sequence MMKGFDRVVMFDGAMGTMLQKKGLKLREIPESLNVIRPELIESIHREYFVAGSDFVQTNTFGANPYKLGGTGYETGQIVEAAAKIARRAADAFSGKGILLDIGPSGRAMAPVGDADFDEIYESVARQVRAGAELCDGILLETFTDLLEAKASALAALENSDKPVFLTMSFQADGRTFFGTPVEAMIMTFEGLGLSGLGVNCSLGPAQLAPIVKKLTAHSRVPVIVQPNAGLPVVRDGVSGWDVSPAEFAEWLGQFVEWGAAFVGGCCGTTPEFLAAAHDAIGDRRLRRREVAPLRGVCSATRVEPFDRTVVIGERLNPTGKKRLKQALYERDLDYVVLEAQKQKEQGAEVLDVNVGLPDVDEPAMLRDVVTELQGAVDLPLQLDSANAAALEAAARRYAGKPLLNSVSGKESSLASVLPVAKKYGACVLGLCFDDEGIPPTAEARLAVAQKIVGRAAALGIPKDDVFIDCLTLTASAQQDLALETIKAVRLVGERLGVKTTLGVSNVSFGLPRRPLINRTMLAAALANGLSAAIVNPGEKNVQETLAAWRVLSAQDRDAKGYIDYCAANPEETASAPRAAAVSDRGKFSGGLGEAVARGLKDEARACAAELVKKRPPLEIIEETLIPALDAVGRDYEAQKIYLPQLIKSADAAKAALEVVKAVLAGGQSGAPRSGPKVIVATVYGDVHDIGKNIVKVIMENYNFDVIDLGKDVSADAIVAAVKKTGAAVVGLSALMTTTVASMKETIAALRRECPEVRVIVGGAVLTPDLARHVGADRYARDAMDTVRAAEEFLSRK is encoded by the coding sequence ATGATGAAAGGATTTGACCGTGTCGTCATGTTCGACGGCGCCATGGGCACGATGCTTCAGAAAAAAGGCCTGAAGCTCCGCGAGATTCCCGAAAGCCTGAACGTGATCCGGCCGGAGCTGATCGAGTCGATCCATCGCGAGTACTTCGTAGCCGGCAGCGATTTCGTGCAGACCAACACGTTCGGCGCCAATCCGTACAAGCTCGGGGGAACGGGCTATGAAACGGGACAGATCGTCGAGGCGGCCGCGAAGATCGCGCGCCGTGCCGCGGACGCTTTTTCCGGCAAAGGGATCCTGCTCGACATCGGTCCTTCGGGGCGTGCCATGGCTCCCGTCGGCGACGCCGATTTCGACGAGATTTACGAATCGGTGGCCCGTCAGGTGCGCGCCGGCGCGGAACTGTGCGACGGCATCCTGCTCGAAACCTTCACCGATCTGCTGGAAGCGAAGGCCTCCGCGCTGGCGGCGCTGGAAAACAGCGACAAGCCGGTGTTTCTGACCATGAGCTTTCAGGCGGATGGACGCACGTTTTTCGGCACGCCCGTGGAAGCCATGATCATGACTTTCGAGGGGCTGGGCCTGTCGGGACTGGGCGTGAACTGTTCGCTGGGGCCGGCCCAGCTGGCGCCGATCGTGAAGAAACTGACCGCTCATTCGCGAGTGCCGGTCATCGTTCAGCCCAACGCCGGCCTGCCGGTCGTGCGCGACGGCGTTTCCGGATGGGACGTGAGCCCCGCTGAGTTCGCGGAGTGGCTTGGACAGTTCGTCGAGTGGGGAGCGGCCTTTGTCGGCGGCTGCTGCGGCACCACGCCGGAATTTCTGGCCGCCGCCCATGACGCGATCGGAGACCGCCGTCTGCGCCGGCGCGAGGTCGCGCCTCTGCGCGGCGTATGCAGCGCCACGCGCGTCGAGCCGTTCGACCGCACCGTGGTCATCGGCGAGCGCCTCAACCCTACCGGCAAAAAACGACTCAAACAGGCGCTGTACGAGCGCGATCTCGACTATGTCGTGCTCGAGGCGCAGAAGCAAAAAGAACAGGGCGCCGAGGTACTCGACGTCAACGTGGGACTGCCCGACGTCGACGAGCCGGCCATGCTTCGGGACGTCGTCACGGAGCTTCAGGGCGCCGTCGATCTGCCGCTTCAGCTCGACTCGGCCAACGCCGCGGCGCTGGAAGCGGCCGCCCGGCGCTACGCGGGAAAGCCGCTGCTGAATTCCGTCAGCGGCAAAGAGTCCAGCCTCGCCAGCGTGTTGCCCGTGGCGAAAAAATACGGCGCCTGCGTGCTCGGCCTCTGCTTCGACGACGAAGGCATCCCCCCGACCGCCGAAGCGCGGCTCGCCGTGGCGCAGAAAATCGTCGGCCGCGCTGCGGCGCTGGGCATTCCCAAAGACGACGTTTTCATCGACTGTCTGACGCTGACCGCCTCCGCGCAGCAGGATCTGGCGCTGGAAACGATCAAGGCCGTGCGCCTGGTCGGCGAGCGTCTCGGCGTCAAAACGACGCTGGGCGTGAGCAACGTTTCCTTCGGCCTGCCGCGCCGCCCGCTGATCAACCGGACGATGCTGGCTGCGGCGCTGGCGAACGGACTCAGCGCCGCCATCGTCAATCCCGGCGAGAAGAACGTGCAGGAGACGCTGGCCGCCTGGCGGGTGCTCAGCGCCCAGGACCGCGACGCCAAAGGATATATCGATTACTGCGCCGCCAATCCCGAAGAGACGGCGTCCGCTCCGCGTGCCGCCGCCGTTTCGGATCGGGGAAAATTTTCCGGCGGCCTCGGCGAAGCGGTCGCCCGCGGCCTGAAAGACGAAGCCCGCGCCTGCGCGGCCGAGCTCGTCAAAAAACGGCCGCCGCTCGAGATCATCGAGGAAACGCTGATTCCCGCGCTCGACGCCGTGGGGCGCGATTACGAGGCGCAGAAAATCTATCTGCCGCAGCTGATAAAATCGGCCGACGCCGCGAAGGCGGCCCTCGAAGTGGTGAAGGCCGTGCTGGCCGGCGGTCAGAGCGGCGCGCCCCGCAGCGGTCCAAAGGTTATCGTCGCGACGGTCTATGGCGACGTGCACGACATCGGCAAGAACATCGTCAAGGTGATCATGGAAAATTACAATTTCGACGTGATCGATCTTGGCAAGGACGTGTCCGCGGATGCCATCGTGGCCGCCGTCAAAAAGACGGGGGCTGCGGTGGTCGGCCTCAGCGCCCTGATGACCACCACGGTCGCCAGCATGAAAGAAACGATCGCCGCGCTGCGGCGCGAGTGTCCGGAAGTGCGCGTCATCGTCGGCGGCGCGGTGCTTACGCCCGATCTGGCCCGTCACGTCGGCGCCGACCGCTATGCCCGCGACGCCATGGACACCGTGCGCGCGGCGGAGGAGTTTCTGTCGCGAAAATAA
- a CDS encoding nucleoside phosphorylase, with the protein MTENWKSSADAPEMGGRQYHIQCAPGDVAPYVFLPGDPGRADLIAATWDERRFVAGNREHRTFTGATGGAPVSVTSTGMGGPSTAIAVEELLRVGADTFIRLGTCGVIQKDIACGDLIVNTAAVRHDGASNLYVEDRYPASADHEVTLALIEACEELDLAYHVGLTCSTGSFHCGQGRPGYRGYRQSFFENIVEDMRRARVLNFEMEAATLFTMSNLYGFRSGCLCVAVANRVTDEMLSVPLEPAMAACNRAVQILCGRDAKKRAAGKKHWTPRLG; encoded by the coding sequence ATGACGGAAAACTGGAAATCCAGCGCCGACGCGCCGGAGATGGGGGGTCGGCAGTACCACATCCAGTGCGCGCCCGGCGACGTGGCGCCTTATGTGTTTTTGCCCGGCGATCCCGGCCGCGCCGACTTGATCGCCGCGACATGGGACGAGCGGCGCTTCGTCGCCGGCAACCGCGAGCACCGCACGTTTACGGGAGCGACCGGCGGCGCGCCCGTTTCCGTCACTTCCACGGGCATGGGCGGCCCCTCGACTGCCATCGCCGTGGAAGAATTGCTCCGCGTCGGCGCCGACACGTTCATCCGCCTCGGCACCTGCGGCGTCATCCAGAAAGACATCGCCTGCGGCGATCTGATCGTCAACACGGCGGCGGTGCGTCACGACGGCGCCAGCAATCTCTACGTGGAAGACCGCTATCCGGCCTCCGCCGATCACGAGGTGACGCTGGCGCTGATCGAGGCCTGCGAGGAACTCGACCTGGCGTATCACGTGGGGCTCACCTGCTCCACCGGCTCGTTCCACTGCGGTCAGGGGCGTCCCGGTTACCGCGGCTACCGGCAGTCGTTCTTCGAGAACATCGTCGAGGACATGCGCCGCGCCCGTGTGCTCAATTTCGAGATGGAAGCGGCCACGCTCTTCACGATGAGCAACCTGTACGGCTTCCGCAGCGGCTGCCTCTGCGTGGCCGTCGCCAACCGCGTCACCGACGAGATGCTCTCGGTTCCGCTCGAACCGGCCATGGCCGCCTGCAATCGGGCGGTTCAGATCCTCTGCGGCCGCGACGCGAAAAAACGCGCCGCCGGCAAGAAGCACTGGACGCCGCGGCTCGGGTAA
- a CDS encoding translocation/assembly module TamB domain-containing protein — protein MGLMIIDAIKDKAPLPQKRNGKKRLRWSLVPKIFLALVAIMVGLAGFVIWGGPLVTDIVAFGAGKYFSKMQYLSAAFEKFGGSPFDGYELLGLTVGDKNDPAIVAVRRIFVAVDPEESWRRRKVILRGELEGLRVKENRLARLAAAAQKDFPAPPQKPSKDGDGIALLSIVTPQSFIARDLSGSLGWRVERLSVEQPEPNKLAYTLELDADYLKEQIRLDGTFAVTETGLPERVELRLRALQSDVQMQASLQDGQIALKKLEGTLLGALVKGSASIDAAAKDPRIAADLTLQKVDFKPLRKWVPGLGASTLESLRAHIAGSLARPTGTIALKNGDIAYQKYRADNVEGVVSLNGAAVQMDLSANLLGSPLSVKGSLGLTPDAALDVKASMPSLALKNLASCFPETASAGLDGALHAELGVTGTLAQPKARLSMRLPRLTVQKQYVVSDIAADVLAGRKELTVEHLSAHVFKGRVQLQGTVGLTGKAPALDLNGLAERLDLGSAVPGRTVSGTVHGTFHLGGTTARPELALDSRIDRLDAGQFGVKEVALNVSGGREKINVETKGRTKRDAPFGGGGTVVLPLDRRRSSLDLRLDVEKMDLTEILPNTMKFAGSVTASLLVKGSLERPHVSAELESEEIQVSGFKIVNPKGAAELKDSHVDVKASIALGDRRSEITGTVDFKKGLKGAFDVTATTVRLDALDPSLTGVADGRVSLAVHSEIDGSDVSLTGQAASPLVTVAQAPVSNVLIPFAFRQNKMDIPDGQFELGGGTFHVKADGDVAKGTYSVQLNGKDIDLNRLAAPFAPPAQLAGKSEVSFRGTVRSGLTTLVQGDGRIRIRDVVVDKYPGQLAVTGKDPFKIQHGNVFFNVNDGEVFVLPGSAITAWPDDTFFHFVSFTGTAWKRGRTLPRLDPAMIPKDLLQRGDNVYHMLVSGSVNMRVLNGLLGGLGAVMQAGVSGNVSAESLASNFLQKFIGGSLATQFRDFDLEVSGKNYGEFNIGLMKFGGEGSYADVATTDWTEDAGQKKTYQRYSLSYPLPVGPDPAKLKTKDKNGKKK, from the coding sequence ATGGGGTTGATGATCATCGACGCGATAAAAGACAAAGCCCCGCTTCCTCAAAAGCGGAACGGCAAAAAACGACTTCGCTGGTCTCTCGTTCCCAAGATATTCCTGGCGCTGGTTGCGATTATGGTCGGGCTGGCTGGCTTCGTGATCTGGGGGGGACCGCTGGTCACCGACATCGTCGCCTTCGGTGCGGGCAAATACTTTTCGAAAATGCAGTATCTCAGCGCTGCCTTCGAAAAGTTCGGCGGCAGTCCGTTCGACGGTTACGAACTGCTCGGACTGACCGTCGGCGACAAAAACGACCCCGCCATCGTCGCCGTGCGGAGAATTTTCGTCGCCGTCGATCCCGAAGAAAGCTGGCGGCGGCGCAAAGTGATCCTGCGCGGCGAGCTGGAAGGGCTGCGCGTCAAAGAGAACCGGCTGGCGCGGCTGGCCGCCGCGGCACAAAAAGATTTTCCCGCTCCGCCTCAAAAGCCCTCGAAAGACGGAGATGGGATCGCCCTTTTGTCGATCGTCACGCCGCAAAGTTTCATCGCCAGGGATCTGTCCGGTTCTCTGGGCTGGCGGGTCGAACGCCTGAGCGTCGAACAGCCGGAACCGAACAAACTGGCCTACACGCTGGAACTCGACGCCGATTATTTAAAGGAACAGATTCGCCTCGACGGCACGTTCGCCGTCACGGAAACGGGCCTGCCGGAACGGGTCGAACTGCGCCTGCGCGCGCTGCAAAGCGACGTGCAGATGCAGGCGTCGCTGCAAGACGGGCAGATCGCGCTGAAAAAACTCGAAGGCACGCTGCTCGGCGCTCTCGTCAAAGGCAGCGCTTCCATCGACGCGGCGGCCAAGGATCCGCGCATCGCCGCCGACCTGACGCTGCAAAAAGTTGACTTCAAGCCTTTGCGCAAGTGGGTTCCCGGGCTGGGGGCAAGCACGTTGGAAAGCCTTCGGGCGCATATCGCGGGATCCCTTGCCCGGCCGACGGGCACGATCGCTCTGAAAAACGGCGACATCGCTTACCAAAAATACCGGGCCGACAACGTGGAGGGCGTCGTCAGCCTGAACGGCGCCGCCGTGCAGATGGACCTCTCCGCAAATCTTCTGGGTTCGCCGCTTTCGGTCAAAGGCTCGCTGGGGCTGACGCCGGACGCGGCGCTGGACGTAAAGGCTTCAATGCCCTCGCTGGCGCTGAAAAACCTTGCTTCATGTTTTCCCGAAACCGCAAGCGCAGGGCTCGACGGCGCGCTCCATGCCGAGCTCGGCGTCACGGGCACGCTGGCGCAGCCGAAAGCCCGCCTGTCGATGCGTCTGCCGCGCCTGACGGTCCAGAAGCAGTACGTGGTTTCCGATATTGCGGCCGACGTGCTGGCCGGCCGCAAGGAACTGACGGTAGAGCATCTTTCCGCCCACGTCTTCAAGGGGCGCGTCCAGCTTCAGGGAACCGTCGGCCTGACCGGCAAGGCGCCGGCGCTCGATCTGAACGGTCTGGCCGAACGCCTCGACCTCGGCTCGGCCGTTCCCGGCAGGACCGTCAGCGGCACTGTTCATGGCACATTTCATCTGGGAGGCACGACGGCCAGGCCCGAGCTCGCGCTCGATTCGCGCATCGACAGGCTGGACGCCGGTCAGTTCGGCGTCAAAGAAGTCGCCTTGAACGTCAGCGGCGGCCGCGAAAAGATAAACGTGGAGACGAAAGGGCGCACCAAACGTGACGCTCCCTTCGGCGGCGGCGGAACCGTCGTCCTGCCGCTCGACAGGCGCCGCTCGTCGCTCGACCTGCGGCTCGACGTGGAAAAAATGGATTTGACGGAAATCCTTCCCAACACGATGAAATTTGCCGGCAGCGTGACGGCCTCTCTCCTCGTCAAGGGTTCTCTGGAAAGACCGCACGTCAGCGCCGAACTGGAAAGCGAAGAGATCCAGGTCAGCGGATTCAAGATCGTCAATCCCAAAGGCGCGGCCGAGTTAAAAGACAGTCATGTCGACGTAAAGGCTTCGATCGCCTTGGGCGACCGCCGCTCCGAGATCACCGGCACGGTGGATTTCAAAAAGGGACTGAAAGGCGCGTTCGACGTGACGGCCACCACGGTCCGCCTCGACGCGCTCGATCCCTCTCTGACCGGCGTCGCGGACGGCCGCGTTTCGCTCGCCGTCCACAGCGAGATCGACGGCAGCGACGTCAGTCTGACCGGTCAGGCCGCTTCGCCGCTCGTCACCGTTGCGCAGGCGCCGGTAAGCAACGTGCTGATTCCCTTCGCTTTCAGACAGAACAAAATGGATATTCCCGACGGACAGTTCGAACTCGGTGGCGGCACGTTCCATGTAAAAGCGGACGGCGACGTGGCCAAAGGAACTTATTCGGTGCAGCTGAACGGCAAGGACATCGACCTGAACCGCCTTGCCGCGCCTTTTGCGCCGCCGGCGCAGCTCGCCGGGAAAAGCGAAGTCAGCTTCAGGGGCACAGTCCGTTCCGGCCTGACCACGCTGGTGCAGGGCGACGGCAGGATCCGCATCCGGGACGTCGTCGTCGACAAATATCCGGGACAACTTGCCGTCACCGGTAAAGACCCGTTCAAGATCCAGCACGGCAACGTTTTCTTCAACGTCAACGACGGCGAGGTCTTCGTCCTGCCCGGCAGCGCCATCACGGCCTGGCCCGACGACACGTTCTTTCACTTCGTTTCCTTCACCGGCACGGCATGGAAGCGGGGACGCACGCTCCCCAGACTGGATCCCGCCATGATCCCCAAAGATCTGCTGCAGCGCGGCGACAACGTGTACCACATGCTCGTCAGCGGCAGCGTCAACATGCGCGTTCTCAACGGTTTGCTAGGCGGGCTCGGCGCCGTCATGCAGGCCGGCGTGTCGGGCAACGTTTCCGCCGAAAGCCTCGCCTCCAACTTCCTGCAAAAATTCATCGGCGGCAGCCTCGCCACGCAGTTCCGCGACTTCGATCTGGAAGTTTCCGGCAAAAATTACGGAGAGTTCAACATCGGCCTGATGAAATTCGGAGGCGAAGGCAGCTATGCCGACGTGGCGACCACCGACTGGACCGAAGACGCCGGGCAGAAAAAAACGTATCAGCGCTACTCTCTCAGCTATCCTCTTCCCGTCGGCCCCGATCCCGCCAAGCTCAAAACGAAAGACAAAAACGGCAAAAAGAAATAA
- a CDS encoding ArsA family ATPase produces MAYKRFTFFGGKGGTGKTTCSSAYALHLARQGVRTLAVSTDPAHSLADAFGTGIGSSVVKLEENLWGLEIDAALEAKKYMEGIREQMRQIVSPAIVEEVDKQLRIAYVSPGSEESAIFDCFVDLMEQAGQKYDAIVFDTAPTGHTLRLLTLPEVLGMWMEHLLEKRRKAMDMMRLASHYERDLLEKLKEDPVFDLLTRRRDRFQRARELLTNHELTTFHFVLNAEKLAVLETERAVALMNEFEIAVGPLIVNRVMPPETGSFFEKKRAQQTQYLEQIQKEFGQYGIVQLPMLDGDIEGMQELEKLLPLLAVLDAEKIAAS; encoded by the coding sequence ATGGCTTATAAACGGTTCACATTCTTCGGCGGCAAGGGCGGTACCGGCAAGACAACGTGTTCGTCGGCTTATGCGCTTCATCTGGCTCGCCAAGGTGTGCGCACGCTGGCGGTGTCCACTGATCCGGCTCATTCTCTGGCCGATGCGTTTGGCACCGGAATCGGCAGCTCAGTGGTCAAGCTCGAGGAGAATCTCTGGGGACTGGAGATCGACGCTGCGCTCGAAGCGAAGAAATACATGGAAGGCATTCGCGAACAGATGCGCCAGATCGTCAGTCCCGCGATTGTGGAGGAGGTCGACAAGCAGCTGCGCATTGCTTATGTGTCTCCCGGTTCGGAAGAATCGGCGATCTTCGATTGTTTTGTCGATCTGATGGAGCAAGCGGGGCAGAAGTACGACGCGATCGTTTTCGACACGGCCCCAACCGGGCACACGCTGCGTCTGTTGACGTTGCCCGAAGTGCTCGGCATGTGGATGGAACATCTGCTGGAGAAGCGCCGCAAAGCTATGGATATGATGCGTCTGGCCTCTCATTATGAACGCGACCTGCTTGAGAAGCTGAAAGAAGATCCCGTTTTCGATCTTTTGACTCGCCGCCGCGACCGTTTCCAGCGTGCCCGCGAATTATTGACCAATCACGAACTGACGACCTTCCACTTTGTGCTCAACGCCGAAAAATTGGCAGTTCTCGAAACGGAGCGAGCCGTGGCCCTGATGAATGAGTTCGAAATCGCCGTGGGGCCGCTGATCGTCAACCGCGTCATGCCGCCGGAAACGGGAAGTTTTTTCGAGAAAAAAAGGGCTCAGCAGACTCAATATCTCGAGCAGATCCAAAAAGAGTTCGGACAGTACGGCATCGTGCAGTTGCCGATGCTCGACGGCGACATCGAAGGCATGCAGGAGCTGGAAAAGCTCCTGCCCCTGCTGGCCGTGCTCGACGCGGAGAAAATCGCCGCCTCGTGA
- a CDS encoding DNA-deoxyinosine glycosylase codes for MLIVHPLEPVFDASSRVLILGTMPSPKSREAGFYYAHPQNRFWKVLAALFKSEIPFDREARRGFVLRHRIALWDVLRSCEIEGASDASIKRPVPNDLSVVLDRAPIQAIFCTGAKSAAFYRKLIEPVTKHPAIALPSTSPANCAVSFERLCAAYGAILPWL; via the coding sequence ATGCTCATCGTTCATCCTCTGGAACCTGTTTTCGACGCCTCATCTCGCGTTCTGATCCTCGGCACCATGCCCTCGCCGAAATCGCGGGAAGCCGGGTTCTATTACGCCCACCCGCAGAACCGTTTCTGGAAAGTTCTGGCGGCGCTTTTCAAAAGCGAGATTCCTTTCGACCGAGAGGCTCGGCGAGGGTTCGTCCTTCGCCATCGTATCGCTCTGTGGGACGTGCTGCGCTCGTGCGAGATCGAAGGCGCCAGCGACGCCTCGATCAAGCGCCCGGTGCCCAACGATCTATCGGTCGTTCTCGATCGCGCTCCGATTCAGGCCATTTTCTGCACTGGCGCAAAATCAGCCGCTTTTTACCGCAAACTGATTGAGCCGGTTACGAAACATCCCGCGATAGCGCTTCCCTCCACCAGTCCTGCCAACTGCGCCGTATCTTTCGAACGGCTTTGCGCCGCCTACGGCGCCATTCTTCCCTGGCTGTAG
- a CDS encoding hydrolase: MIPTPQEAYELLKEYNTGEFHLKHGRIVGDVMRWFAVDQGFGDEADFWQTVGILHDLDFEKYPEQHCVKEEEIMREHGVDERIIHATTSHGFGLTGIAARPEHRMEKILFAADELTGLIGAVAVMRPSKSVSDLEVKSVKKKFKDKSFAAGCSRDVIRQGTEMLGWELDELIGKTIEAMRASENAD, from the coding sequence ATGATACCGACACCGCAGGAGGCCTATGAACTGTTGAAAGAATACAACACGGGGGAGTTTCATCTCAAACATGGCCGTATCGTCGGCGATGTGATGCGCTGGTTTGCCGTCGACCAGGGATTTGGCGACGAGGCCGACTTTTGGCAGACGGTGGGAATTCTTCACGACCTCGATTTCGAAAAATATCCCGAGCAGCACTGTGTCAAAGAAGAAGAGATCATGCGCGAGCACGGCGTCGACGAACGCATAATTCACGCGACGACCAGTCATGGCTTTGGCCTGACGGGGATTGCCGCCCGACCGGAGCACCGGATGGAAAAAATCCTCTTCGCCGCCGATGAACTGACCGGTCTGATCGGCGCTGTGGCGGTCATGCGTCCCTCCAAGAGCGTGAGCGACCTCGAAGTGAAGTCCGTGAAGAAAAAATTCAAGGACAAAAGTTTCGCCGCTGGCTGTTCACGCGACGTAATCCGTCAGGGAACCGAGATGCTGGGCTGGGAACTTGACGAACTGATCGGCAAAACAATAGAGGCGATGCGCGCCAGCGAAAACGCGGACTGA
- the mraZ gene encoding division/cell wall cluster transcriptional repressor MraZ — MDMFMGSYDHRIDNKGRLVMPAKFRSQMGDTVVCTVGLDNCLAVYPMDAWNVYLQKLQSLPFTKGQARQFMRTLLGAAEELPVDGQGRILLSAKLRKYALLSDAVVVNGVNDHLEIWNSEKWAASNDEMLENFTSLAEGVSDLGV; from the coding sequence ATGGACATGTTCATGGGAAGCTACGACCATCGCATAGACAACAAGGGACGACTCGTCATGCCGGCGAAGTTTCGTTCCCAGATGGGGGACACCGTGGTCTGCACGGTGGGCCTCGATAATTGTCTTGCCGTCTACCCCATGGACGCGTGGAACGTATATCTGCAGAAGCTCCAATCGCTGCCATTCACCAAGGGACAGGCCCGCCAGTTTATGCGCACGCTGCTTGGGGCGGCGGAGGAACTTCCCGTGGATGGGCAGGGACGCATTCTGCTTTCTGCAAAACTGCGCAAATATGCGCTGTTAAGCGACGCGGTCGTCGTCAATGGAGTCAACGATCATCTGGAAATCTGGAACAGCGAGAAATGGGCCGCCAGTAATGACGAAATGCTGGAGAACTTCACTTCCCTGGCCGAGGGGGTGTCGGATCTTGGAGTTTGA